In Candidatus Promineifilum breve, one genomic interval encodes:
- the thrS gene encoding threonine--tRNA ligase — MADNGNVPYIETELYRIRHSAAHVMAEAVSELFPEARLAIGPPVEDGFYYDFDLGLDERGKPRTFAPEDLARIEARMGELLRDNAEFQHTTMPVAEALAFFGGQPYKVELIRDLAAGKVDENGEPTAEPATEVGIYRQRDFVDLCRGPHVGRTRDIKANAVKLLRTGGAYWRGDEKNPQLQRIYGTAWHNKAELDDYLHRLEEARLRDHRRLGKQLSLFHISPLVGSGLPLWLPKGAVLRETLENFLRQAQLARGYLPVITPHIGNLELYKTSGHYPYYKDSQYTPIKVDEEEFLLKPMNCPHHIEIYRSEPRSYRDLPYRLAEFGTVYRYEKSGELTGLTRVRGFTVDDSHLFVAPEQLEEEFIAVVDLIQYVFSTIGFSDFRARLGTNDPASDKYAGEPEMWARGIAAIRGAADKLGLNYTVEEGEAAFYGPKLDFIFRDVLKREWQLGTVQVDFLLPERFGLEYTGEDGRPHRPVMIHRAPFGSMERFVGILIEHFNGAFPLWLAPVQATIIPIADRHVEYAQQAGAELKAAGLRVTVDDSNERMNKKIRAAQMQKTPYMLVVGDKEMEAGAVAVRTRNEEDRGAQPLADFIEQATQLIVSRSMEL, encoded by the coding sequence ATGGCAGATAATGGTAACGTACCCTATATCGAAACAGAGCTATACCGCATCCGGCATTCGGCGGCCCACGTCATGGCCGAGGCGGTGAGTGAGCTATTCCCGGAGGCGCGGCTGGCGATTGGGCCGCCCGTGGAGGACGGCTTCTATTATGACTTTGACCTGGGGCTGGATGAGCGCGGCAAGCCGCGCACCTTCGCCCCCGAAGACCTGGCGCGCATCGAGGCCCGCATGGGCGAACTGCTGCGCGACAACGCCGAATTCCAGCATACGACCATGCCCGTGGCCGAGGCGCTGGCCTTTTTCGGCGGCCAACCCTACAAGGTCGAATTGATCCGCGATCTGGCCGCGGGCAAGGTAGACGAGAACGGCGAGCCGACGGCCGAACCGGCGACCGAAGTCGGCATCTACCGCCAGCGCGATTTCGTTGACCTGTGCCGCGGGCCGCACGTCGGCCGCACACGCGACATCAAGGCCAACGCCGTCAAGCTGCTGCGTACCGGCGGGGCCTACTGGCGCGGCGACGAAAAGAACCCGCAATTACAGCGCATCTACGGCACGGCCTGGCACAACAAGGCCGAACTGGACGACTATCTCCACCGGCTGGAGGAGGCGCGTCTGCGTGACCACCGCCGGCTGGGCAAGCAACTGAGCCTGTTCCACATCTCGCCGCTGGTCGGTTCCGGGCTGCCGCTGTGGCTGCCCAAGGGGGCCGTGCTGCGCGAGACGCTGGAGAATTTCCTGCGCCAGGCGCAATTGGCGCGCGGTTATCTGCCGGTCATCACCCCCCACATCGGCAATCTGGAACTCTATAAGACCAGCGGCCACTACCCCTACTACAAAGACAGCCAGTACACGCCGATCAAGGTCGATGAGGAAGAGTTCCTGCTGAAGCCGATGAACTGCCCCCACCACATCGAAATCTACCGCAGCGAGCCGCGCAGCTACCGCGACCTGCCCTACCGGCTGGCCGAGTTCGGCACGGTCTACCGCTACGAAAAGAGCGGCGAATTGACCGGCCTGACGCGCGTGCGCGGCTTCACGGTCGATGACTCCCACCTCTTCGTGGCCCCGGAGCAACTGGAAGAGGAGTTCATCGCCGTGGTCGATCTGATCCAGTACGTCTTCAGCACCATCGGCTTCAGCGACTTCCGCGCGCGGCTAGGCACCAACGACCCGGCCAGCGACAAGTACGCCGGCGAGCCGGAGATGTGGGCGCGGGGTATCGCCGCCATCCGCGGCGCGGCCGACAAGCTGGGCCTGAACTACACCGTCGAAGAGGGCGAGGCGGCCTTCTATGGCCCCAAGCTGGACTTCATCTTCCGCGACGTGCTGAAGCGGGAGTGGCAATTGGGCACGGTGCAGGTCGATTTCCTGCTGCCGGAGCGCTTCGGGCTGGAGTACACCGGCGAGGACGGCCGGCCGCACCGCCCGGTGATGATCCACCGCGCGCCGTTCGGCAGCATGGAGCGCTTTGTGGGCATCCTGATCGAGCACTTCAACGGCGCGTTCCCGCTGTGGCTGGCCCCGGTCCAGGCCACGATCATCCCCATCGCCGACCGCCACGTCGAATATGCCCAGCAGGCCGGGGCCGAATTGAAAGCCGCCGGCCTACGGGTCACGGTCGATGACAGCAACGAGCGAATGAACAAGAAGATTCGCGCCGCCCAGATGCAAAAGACGCCCTACATGCTGGTCGTGGGCGACAAGGAGATGGAGGCCGGGGCGGTGGCCGTGCGCACGCGCAACGAGGAAGACCGCGGCGCGCAGCCCCTGGCCGATTTCATTGAGCAGGCGACGCAGCTGATAGTCTCAAGGTCGATGGAGTTGTAA
- the thrS gene encoding threonine--tRNA ligase, whose amino-acid sequence MQTVESMEPYEQSELYKLRHTTAHVMAQAVLELFPGAKIGIGPPIDDGFYYDFDLGEDDNGRRRTFTAADLERIEKRMRQILAGKHPLRYRVVTADEARELFQDQPYKLEIIEGLLRGEFNEYGDEEEGPAADLVISTYRHDTFEDLCKGPHVAHTGLIPVDAFQLMSSAATYWRGDESRPMLQRIYGTAWFSKKDLKRHLQLLEEAKKRDHRKLGRELEIYIMDEEVGPGLPLWLPNGVILREELEKLAFELEDAGGYQRVATPHIAKEELYLRSGHLPYYTESMYPPMEREDIRYYLKPMNCPFHHKIYASKPRSYRDLPLRLAEFGMVYRYEQSGELFGLMRVRGAEQNDAHIYCAEDQVEAEFMAVIDLYRYYFELFGIDRYVMRLSLHEKRELGIKYADDEAAWLKTEDIVRQVMKASGVPFEEARGEAAFYGPKIDVQAWSVIGREFSLATNQVDFVQPARFGLTFTNRDGQPEMPYCIHRAPLGAHERYIGFLIEHYGGNFPVWLAPEQARVIPITDAHHEYARQVAARLHEAGIRVRADLGNDRMGNKIRAAQGMKVPYMLIVGDQEAAAETLAVRYRDGEQRNDMGLGEFVAHVGKRIRTRSPEL is encoded by the coding sequence ATGCAAACAGTGGAAAGCATGGAGCCATACGAACAGTCGGAGCTATACAAGCTGCGGCACACGACGGCCCACGTCATGGCCCAGGCCGTGCTGGAGCTGTTTCCGGGGGCGAAGATCGGCATCGGCCCGCCCATCGACGACGGCTTCTATTACGACTTCGACCTGGGCGAGGACGACAACGGCCGCCGCCGCACCTTCACCGCCGCCGATCTGGAGCGCATCGAGAAGCGGATGCGCCAGATCCTGGCCGGCAAGCACCCGCTGCGCTATCGCGTGGTGACGGCCGACGAGGCCCGCGAACTGTTCCAGGATCAACCCTACAAGCTGGAGATCATCGAGGGCTTGCTGCGCGGCGAGTTCAACGAATACGGCGACGAGGAAGAGGGGCCGGCGGCCGATCTGGTCATCAGCACCTACCGCCATGATACGTTCGAAGACCTGTGCAAGGGGCCGCACGTGGCCCACACCGGTCTGATCCCGGTCGATGCCTTCCAGTTGATGAGCAGCGCCGCCACCTATTGGCGCGGCGACGAATCGCGGCCGATGCTGCAACGCATCTACGGCACGGCCTGGTTCAGCAAGAAAGACCTGAAGCGCCACCTGCAACTGCTGGAGGAGGCCAAGAAGCGCGATCACCGCAAGCTGGGGCGCGAACTGGAAATCTACATCATGGATGAGGAGGTCGGCCCCGGCCTGCCGCTGTGGCTGCCGAACGGCGTCATCCTGCGCGAGGAGCTGGAGAAGCTGGCCTTCGAGCTGGAGGATGCCGGCGGTTACCAGCGCGTCGCCACGCCCCACATCGCCAAGGAAGAACTGTACTTGCGCAGCGGCCATCTGCCCTATTACACCGAGTCGATGTACCCGCCGATGGAACGCGAGGACATTCGCTACTACCTGAAGCCGATGAACTGCCCGTTCCACCACAAGATCTATGCCAGCAAGCCGCGCAGCTACCGCGATTTGCCGCTGCGCCTGGCCGAGTTTGGCATGGTTTACCGCTACGAGCAGAGCGGCGAACTGTTCGGCCTGATGCGCGTGCGGGGCGCCGAGCAGAACGACGCCCACATCTACTGCGCCGAGGATCAGGTGGAGGCCGAGTTCATGGCCGTCATCGATCTCTACCGTTATTACTTTGAGCTATTCGGCATCGACCGCTACGTGATGCGCCTGAGCCTGCACGAGAAGCGCGAACTGGGCATCAAGTACGCCGACGACGAGGCGGCCTGGCTGAAGACCGAGGACATCGTGCGGCAGGTGATGAAGGCCTCGGGCGTGCCCTTCGAGGAGGCGCGGGGCGAGGCGGCGTTCTATGGCCCCAAGATCGACGTGCAGGCCTGGAGCGTCATCGGCCGCGAGTTCTCGCTGGCCACCAATCAGGTGGACTTTGTGCAGCCGGCGCGTTTCGGGCTGACCTTTACCAACCGCGACGGCCAGCCGGAGATGCCCTATTGCATCCACCGCGCGCCGCTGGGGGCGCACGAGCGCTACATCGGCTTCCTGATCGAGCATTACGGCGGCAACTTCCCGGTCTGGCTGGCCCCGGAGCAGGCGCGCGTCATCCCCATCACCGACGCCCACCACGAGTACGCCCGGCAAGTGGCGGCGCGGCTGCACGAAGCCGGCATCCGCGTGCGGGCCGATCTGGGCAACGACCGCATGGGCAACAAGATTCGCGCCGCGCAAGGGATGAAAGTGCCCTACATGCTCATCGTCGGCGACCAGGAAGCGGCGGCCGAGACGCTGGCCGTGCGCTATCGCGATGGGGAGCAGCGGAATGATATGGGGTTGGGGGAGTTTGTTGCCCACGTTGGTAAGCGTATTCGGACCCGGTCGCCGGAGTTATAA
- a CDS encoding alpha-hydroxy acid oxidase, translating to MDPINIYEYEAIAQAKLTPMAYDYYASGAHDEITLHENHAAYDRLRLRYRVLRDISRRSTATTVLGHALNMPVIVAPTAFHKLAQPEGEIATVRAAGAAGTLMILSTLSTTSIEDVLAAATGPVWFQLYVYKDREATKGLVQRAEAAGCSALVLTVDAQIWGRRERDVRNRFQLPPGLSVKNLMPAGQEEFPQTMKDSGLAAYVASLFDQTLSWQDVAWLCSLTKLPVLLKGIVHPDDARLAVEHGAAGVIVSNHGGRQLDTAPATIEALPDIVAAVDGRIEVLIDGGIRRGTDVVKALALGARAVAVGRPVLWGLAAGGQRGVERVLELLRFEVDLAMGLCGAANVSEIGRDLLM from the coding sequence ATGGACCCCATCAATATTTACGAATACGAAGCCATCGCCCAGGCCAAGCTGACGCCCATGGCCTACGACTATTACGCCAGCGGGGCGCACGACGAGATCACCCTGCACGAGAACCACGCCGCCTACGACCGCCTGCGGCTGCGCTATCGCGTACTGCGCGACATCAGCCGGCGCAGCACGGCCACGACCGTCCTGGGGCACGCGCTCAATATGCCGGTCATCGTCGCCCCCACCGCCTTCCACAAGCTGGCCCAGCCCGAGGGGGAGATCGCCACGGTACGGGCGGCGGGCGCGGCGGGCACGCTGATGATCCTCAGCACCCTCTCGACCACCTCCATCGAGGACGTGCTGGCCGCGGCCACCGGGCCGGTGTGGTTCCAGCTATACGTGTACAAGGATCGCGAGGCGACGAAGGGCCTTGTGCAGCGGGCCGAGGCCGCCGGCTGTTCGGCGCTGGTGCTAACGGTGGACGCCCAAATCTGGGGCCGCCGCGAGCGCGACGTGCGCAACCGCTTCCAGTTGCCGCCGGGGCTGTCGGTCAAGAACCTGATGCCCGCCGGGCAGGAAGAGTTCCCGCAGACGATGAAGGATTCCGGCCTGGCGGCCTACGTCGCCTCGCTGTTCGATCAGACCCTTTCCTGGCAAGACGTGGCGTGGCTCTGCTCGCTGACCAAACTGCCGGTGCTGCTGAAGGGCATCGTCCACCCCGACGATGCCCGGCTGGCCGTGGAGCACGGCGCGGCGGGGGTCATCGTCAGCAACCACGGCGGCCGGCAACTGGACACCGCCCCGGCGACTATCGAGGCCCTGCCCGACATCGTGGCCGCGGTTGATGGCCGCATCGAAGTGCTCATCGACGGCGGCATCCGGCGCGGCACCGACGTGGTGAAGGCGCTGGCCCTGGGGGCGCGGGCGGTGGCCGTGGGGCGGCCGGTGCTGTGGGGGCTGGCCGCCGGCGGGCAGCGCGGCGTGGAGCGGGTGCTGGAGCTGCTGCGCTTCGAGGTGGATCTGGCGATGGGATTGTGCGGCGCGGCCAACGTTAGCGAAATCGGCCGCGACCTGCTCATGTAG
- a CDS encoding penicillin-binding transpeptidase domain-containing protein: MKSKLGLLLLILLLTLGATACGATAALRDSRVDAPPTAAPTANPTEAPIDEDPAGYARAFYRAREAGDYLGMYSLLTPSSQGLVDSASFIQRYEETMHTAAISAVGAQFLAALREGDTAEFGVRVTLTSDIVGDLVRDHTARLGYEGGRWGIVWDEGLILPELAGGNRLTLESRIPSRGNIYDRDGKAVAYQGSAYELGVVPGQIEDEPGLLAALSEALGLPPEEIAEKYATALPDWYVPVGVVAEEELQQYALALEPYLDHGLATPKRRPMRLYSDTDSAAHVIGYMGSIPPDQVADYQARGYSGDEMVGIAGLEAWGEEYLNGERGGILSVVDPAGQVIEVLADREPQPARSVYTTLDLAFQAAVEQALADAIATHPAANYGAVAVLDPNSGAVRALATYPTYDPQAFDPLRADSAAAVGALLNDPNQPLLNRATQGAYPAGSTFKLVTFAAALNSGVYDADSRYSSTGSWNRLGDEFIKYDWLTGGHGTVSLRTALTVSCNSCFYDVGYTIDGIDNTLLPRIATAFGLGQPTGIQGIAESAGLIPDPEWKINNIGEGWATGDAVNMAIGQGYVQVTPLQMANIAAAIANGGTLYRPTLVDRLGAAGDAPEEAPPPVVNGTLPLSAEQIATVRESLWNVTHAANGTATHRFGGLLVPVAGKTGTAEAPPGLPHAWFVGYAPAEPFTAPDGRMVEAPELAIAVVLENAGEGSEVAAPLFRRVVELYYGIEVTPFPWGG, translated from the coding sequence ATGAAATCTAAACTCGGCTTGCTGCTTCTCATCCTACTTTTGACCCTGGGCGCGACCGCCTGCGGGGCCACGGCCGCCCTGCGTGATTCGCGCGTCGATGCCCCGCCCACCGCCGCGCCGACGGCCAACCCGACCGAGGCCCCCATCGACGAAGACCCGGCCGGCTATGCCCGCGCCTTCTATCGCGCCAGGGAAGCCGGCGACTATCTGGGCATGTATAGCCTGCTGACGCCCAGCAGCCAGGGGTTGGTCGATAGCGCCTCCTTCATCCAGCGCTACGAGGAGACGATGCACACGGCGGCTATCAGCGCCGTCGGTGCGCAATTTCTGGCCGCCCTGCGCGAGGGGGACACGGCCGAATTCGGCGTGCGCGTCACGCTGACGTCCGACATCGTGGGCGATCTGGTGCGCGACCACACCGCCCGGCTGGGCTATGAGGGTGGGCGCTGGGGCATCGTCTGGGACGAGGGGCTGATCCTGCCCGAGCTGGCCGGCGGCAACCGGCTGACGCTGGAGTCGCGCATCCCGTCGCGCGGCAACATCTACGACCGGGACGGCAAGGCGGTGGCCTATCAGGGCAGCGCCTACGAACTGGGCGTCGTCCCCGGCCAGATCGAGGACGAGCCGGGCCTGCTGGCCGCGCTGAGCGAGGCGCTGGGCCTGCCGCCGGAGGAGATCGCCGAGAAGTACGCCACCGCCCTGCCCGACTGGTACGTGCCCGTCGGCGTGGTGGCCGAGGAGGAGTTGCAGCAATACGCCCTGGCGCTGGAGCCGTATCTCGACCACGGCCTGGCGACGCCCAAGCGGCGGCCGATGCGTCTCTACTCGGATACGGACTCGGCCGCCCACGTCATCGGCTACATGGGTTCCATCCCGCCCGACCAGGTGGCCGACTACCAGGCCCGCGGTTACAGCGGCGACGAGATGGTCGGCATCGCCGGGCTGGAGGCGTGGGGCGAGGAGTATCTGAACGGCGAGCGCGGCGGCATCCTGAGCGTCGTCGATCCGGCCGGGCAGGTCATCGAAGTGCTGGCCGACCGCGAGCCGCAGCCGGCGCGCAGCGTCTATACCACGCTCGATCTGGCGTTTCAGGCCGCCGTGGAGCAGGCCCTGGCCGACGCCATCGCCACCCACCCGGCGGCCAACTACGGCGCGGTGGCCGTGCTCGATCCCAACAGCGGCGCGGTGCGCGCCCTGGCGACCTATCCGACCTACGACCCCCAGGCGTTCGACCCGCTGCGGGCCGATTCGGCGGCGGCCGTCGGCGCGCTGCTGAACGACCCTAACCAGCCATTGCTGAACCGGGCCACGCAGGGCGCGTACCCGGCCGGCTCGACGTTCAAGCTGGTCACCTTCGCCGCGGCGCTCAATAGCGGCGTCTACGATGCCGATTCGCGCTACAGCAGCACCGGCTCATGGAACCGGCTGGGGGATGAGTTCATCAAGTACGACTGGCTGACCGGCGGCCACGGCACGGTCAGTTTGCGCACGGCGCTAACCGTGTCGTGCAACTCCTGCTTCTACGACGTGGGCTATACCATCGATGGCATCGACAACACCCTGCTGCCGCGCATCGCCACGGCGTTCGGGCTGGGGCAGCCGACGGGCATCCAGGGCATCGCCGAATCGGCCGGGCTGATCCCCGATCCGGAGTGGAAGATCAACAACATCGGCGAGGGCTGGGCCACCGGCGACGCAGTCAACATGGCGATCGGCCAGGGGTACGTGCAGGTGACGCCGCTGCAAATGGCGAATATTGCCGCGGCCATTGCCAACGGCGGCACGCTCTACCGGCCGACGCTGGTCGACCGCCTGGGCGCGGCCGGCGACGCGCCGGAGGAAGCGCCGCCGCCGGTGGTCAACGGCACGCTGCCGCTGTCGGCCGAGCAGATCGCCACCGTGCGCGAGAGTCTGTGGAACGTGACCCACGCCGCCAACGGCACGGCCACCCATCGCTTTGGCGGCCTGCTCGTACCTGTGGCGGGCAAGACGGGCACGGCCGAAGCGCCGCCCGGCCTGCCCCACGCCTGGTTCGTGGGCTATGCGCCGGCCGAGCCGTTCACTGCGCCCGACGGCCGCATGGTCGAAGCGCCGGAACTGGCGATTGCCGTGGTGCTAGAGAACGCCGGCGAGGGGTCGGAGGTAGCCGCGCCGCTGTTCCGGCGGGTGGTGGAGTTGTATTATGGAATTGAGGTGACGCCGTTTCCGTGGGGCGGTTAG
- a CDS encoding PIN domain-containing protein has protein sequence MTTSRLFFDANVIIAGSMSRGGASRALMMLAEAGMFRMVVSRQVLDEVERNLRNKLPQALPLMTELLGHIAPEIVDDPAEEAFERWLAHIEAKDAPILEAAIRAGVNYLVTLNSRDFTPQVASLSSLSIVSPSEMIERLRAIVTAGLE, from the coding sequence ATGACGACCAGTCGCCTCTTCTTTGACGCTAACGTCATCATCGCCGGGAGCATGTCGCGCGGCGGGGCCAGCCGGGCGCTGATGATGCTGGCCGAGGCGGGCATGTTTCGCATGGTCGTCTCGCGCCAGGTGCTGGACGAAGTAGAGCGCAATTTGCGGAACAAACTGCCTCAGGCTCTCCCTCTTATGACCGAACTGCTAGGGCATATTGCCCCGGAGATTGTGGATGATCCGGCCGAGGAAGCTTTCGAGCGTTGGCTGGCCCACATCGAGGCCAAAGACGCGCCGATATTGGAAGCGGCCATTCGTGCGGGCGTTAACTATCTGGTGACCCTAAACAGCCGCGACTTTACGCCACAAGTGGCATCTCTGTCCAGCCTGAGCATCGTTTCGCCGAGCGAGATGATCGAGCGATTAAGAGCGATTGTGACGGCCGGCCTGGAGTGA
- a CDS encoding DUF1801 domain-containing protein — protein MSNDIQVYNQAQTDGDRAICELLQQEIDSNLPGAESKVWHSHPVWFLDGNPIVGYSRQKDSVRLMFWSGQSFDEAGLQPEGTFKAAEVRYTATDQVNIDDLKRWLEKSKTIQWDYKNIVKRRGVLEKLEI, from the coding sequence ATGAGCAACGATATTCAAGTATATAATCAAGCGCAGACGGACGGCGACAGGGCCATCTGCGAACTGCTACAGCAGGAAATAGACAGCAACCTGCCCGGAGCGGAAAGCAAGGTCTGGCACAGCCACCCGGTCTGGTTTCTTGACGGCAATCCTATCGTCGGCTATAGCCGGCAGAAGGACTCCGTCCGGCTCATGTTTTGGAGCGGGCAATCATTCGACGAAGCCGGCTTGCAGCCGGAAGGGACATTCAAAGCCGCTGAGGTTCGTTACACGGCAACGGATCAAGTCAATATTGACGATCTGAAGCGCTGGCTGGAAAAATCTAAAACCATCCAGTGGGACTACAAAAACATCGTCAAGCGGCGCGGCGTCCTGGAGAAACTGGAGATTTAG
- a CDS encoding Rossmann-fold NAD(P)-binding domain-containing protein, with product MKPDRCILVLGGAGLVGAQIVRAIAREMEPARIIVASLYRGEVREFLHDARREFCNVEFIGAWGDVFVRDEFKEENRRRLLQTRARRNALYQDLFGPIDDAYDRSGLAQLIRQYKPDVIVDCINTATAISYQDIDSLGKQTHDLLEQLNQIVDHQDLAGLEALGRDLEQNVSSLLISQSLPQLIRHVQVIHRAMGECGTRLYLKVGTTGTGGMGLNIPYTHSEDRPSFKLMSKTAVGFAQTGLLFLMARTPGGPLVKELKPGAMIGYRRVDYKTVKLRGRPLFRYQSQEQPIGDRLLLRGDETTYERLDKLQMAGVDTGENGFFARGEFETITHPDQMEFITPEEIAQQAVLEIKGSNTGYDVIAGIDSSILNPSFRAGVLRQTALDKLARIEEETGSHSVALGQLGPPQLSKLLYEAHLLKLTYGTLEATLATPPDEIARTLYDYIRRDENLRTTITSIGLPILTPGGDCLLRGPRINIPESIYREVEADDARLNAWAAKGWVDLRPVNFRLWHDRFERMLRTKHMLHTRGTSSVTMKTYLPERIEIGAVVAWIFINEDGGYRIK from the coding sequence ATGAAACCCGATCGTTGTATCCTCGTCCTCGGCGGCGCGGGGCTGGTGGGGGCGCAGATCGTGCGCGCCATCGCCCGCGAGATGGAACCGGCGCGCATCATCGTCGCCAGTCTCTACCGGGGCGAGGTGCGCGAATTCCTCCACGACGCCCGGCGCGAGTTCTGCAACGTGGAGTTCATCGGCGCCTGGGGCGACGTGTTCGTGCGCGACGAGTTCAAGGAAGAAAATCGCCGCCGCCTGCTACAGACCCGCGCCCGGCGCAACGCCCTCTATCAGGACCTCTTCGGCCCCATCGACGACGCCTACGACCGCTCCGGCCTGGCCCAACTCATCCGCCAATATAAACCCGACGTCATCGTCGATTGCATCAACACGGCCACGGCCATCAGCTACCAGGACATCGACAGCCTGGGCAAGCAAACCCACGACCTGCTGGAACAACTCAACCAGATCGTCGATCATCAGGATTTGGCCGGGCTGGAGGCGCTGGGCCGCGACCTGGAGCAAAACGTCAGTTCGCTGCTCATCTCGCAATCGCTGCCGCAACTCATCCGCCACGTGCAGGTCATCCATCGCGCCATGGGCGAGTGCGGCACGCGCCTCTATCTAAAGGTCGGCACCACCGGCACCGGCGGCATGGGCCTGAACATCCCCTATACCCACAGCGAAGACCGGCCCAGCTTCAAGCTGATGAGCAAGACGGCCGTGGGCTTTGCCCAGACCGGCCTGCTGTTCCTGATGGCCCGCACACCCGGCGGGCCGCTGGTGAAAGAACTCAAGCCGGGAGCGATGATCGGCTACCGGCGCGTGGATTACAAGACGGTCAAGCTGCGCGGCCGGCCGCTGTTTCGCTACCAGAGCCAGGAGCAGCCCATCGGCGACCGGCTGCTGCTGCGCGGCGACGAGACCACCTACGAGCGGCTCGACAAGCTGCAAATGGCCGGCGTCGATACCGGCGAAAACGGCTTCTTCGCCCGCGGCGAATTCGAGACCATCACCCACCCCGACCAGATGGAGTTCATCACCCCGGAGGAGATCGCCCAGCAGGCGGTGCTGGAGATCAAGGGCAGCAACACCGGCTACGACGTGATCGCCGGCATCGACAGCAGCATCCTGAACCCCAGCTTCCGCGCCGGCGTGCTGCGCCAAACCGCGCTCGACAAGCTGGCCCGCATCGAAGAAGAGACCGGCAGCCATAGCGTGGCCCTGGGGCAGCTGGGGCCGCCGCAACTCTCCAAGCTGCTGTACGAGGCCCATCTGCTGAAGCTGACCTACGGCACGCTGGAGGCCACGCTGGCGACACCGCCGGATGAGATCGCCCGCACCTTATACGACTACATCCGGCGTGATGAGAATCTGCGCACGACGATCACCTCCATCGGCCTGCCCATCCTGACCCCCGGCGGCGATTGCCTGCTGCGCGGGCCGCGCATCAACATCCCGGAGAGCATCTACCGCGAGGTGGAGGCCGACGACGCGCGCCTCAACGCCTGGGCGGCCAAGGGCTGGGTCGATCTGCGGCCGGTCAATTTCCGTCTGTGGCACGATCGCTTCGAGCGCATGTTGCGCACCAAGCATATGCTCCACACTCGCGGCACCTCGTCGGTGACGATGAAGACCTATCTGCCGGAGAGAATCGAGATTGGCGCGGTCGTGGCCTGGATTTTTATCAATGAAGATGGCGGTTATCGTATCAAATGA
- the pyk gene encoding pyruvate kinase produces the protein MARTKIVATIGPGSAHPETIRRMLAAGMTVARVNFSHGDHAAHTKTVAMLREVAKTEGKILAILGDLQGPKLRLGHVKAGGMMLAPGDEIVLTPRPGQPAMIHLPHPDLIAAAMPGNRLVIGDGEVEFTVAEKRSDTLRCLVTVGGLLESRKGVNAPGVDLPISCLSEKDLIDLELICELDFDYIALSFVRTVYDIQELRDIMESKKRQIPIIAKIEKSEAIDNLLAIRDAADGLMVARGDLGIEMPPQELPLLQKRIIAACNQVGKPVITATQMLQSMVEHPRPTRAEASDVANAILDGTDAVMLSGETATGKYPVESVMMMKQIAENIEHAFPYDQWRDRRTAALLTGSVTEAIGGASCSIAEEVDAAAIASATLSGYTAQQIARFRPRIPIVAVSPSAYTQRRLALVWGVETLLVPDFTATDTMLEETARALRNSGLEAGRRVVITAGVPFRKSGHTNLIKVHTI, from the coding sequence ATGGCACGCACCAAGATCGTCGCAACCATCGGCCCCGGCTCGGCCCATCCGGAGACCATTCGCCGCATGTTGGCCGCGGGGATGACCGTCGCCCGCGTCAACTTCTCCCACGGCGACCACGCCGCCCACACCAAGACCGTCGCCATGCTGCGCGAGGTAGCCAAAACCGAGGGCAAGATTCTGGCTATCCTGGGCGACTTGCAAGGGCCTAAGCTGCGGCTGGGCCATGTGAAGGCCGGCGGCATGATGCTGGCCCCCGGCGACGAGATCGTCCTGACGCCCCGCCCCGGCCAGCCGGCCATGATCCACCTGCCCCACCCCGACCTCATCGCCGCGGCCATGCCCGGCAACCGGCTGGTCATCGGCGACGGCGAAGTGGAGTTCACCGTGGCCGAAAAGCGCAGCGACACGCTGCGCTGTCTGGTCACCGTGGGCGGCTTGCTCGAATCGCGCAAGGGCGTCAACGCGCCGGGCGTCGATCTGCCTATCTCCTGCCTGTCCGAGAAAGATCTGATCGATCTCGAACTGATCTGCGAACTGGACTTCGACTACATCGCCCTGTCGTTCGTGCGCACCGTCTACGACATCCAGGAACTGCGCGACATCATGGAGAGCAAGAAGCGCCAGATCCCCATCATCGCCAAGATCGAGAAGAGCGAAGCCATCGATAATCTGCTGGCGATTCGCGACGCGGCCGACGGCCTGATGGTGGCCCGCGGCGACCTGGGCATCGAGATGCCGCCGCAGGAGTTGCCCCTGTTGCAAAAGCGTATCATCGCCGCCTGCAACCAGGTCGGCAAGCCGGTCATCACCGCCACCCAGATGTTGCAATCGATGGTGGAGCACCCCCGGCCGACGCGCGCCGAGGCCAGCGACGTAGCCAATGCCATCCTCGACGGCACCGACGCCGTTATGCTCTCCGGCGAGACGGCCACCGGCAAATATCCGGTGGAGTCGGTGATGATGATGAAGCAGATCGCCGAGAACATCGAACACGCCTTCCCCTATGACCAATGGCGCGACCGGCGGACGGCGGCCCTGCTGACCGGCAGCGTCACCGAGGCCATCGGCGGCGCGAGTTGTTCCATCGCCGAGGAGGTCGACGCCGCGGCCATCGCCAGCGCCACGCTGAGCGGCTACACGGCCCAGCAGATCGCCCGCTTCCGGCCGCGCATCCCCATTGTGGCCGTCTCGCCCTCGGCCTACACCCAGCGACGGCTGGCGCTGGTGTGGGGCGTCGAGACGCTGCTGGTGCCCGACTTCACCGCCACCGATACGATGCTGGAAGAGACGGCCAGGGCGCTGCGCAACAGCGGGCTGGAGGCCGGGCGGCGCGTGGTCATCACCGCCGGCGTGCCGTTCCGCAAATCGGGCCACACCAACCTCATCAAAGTCCACACCATCTAG